A section of the Humulus lupulus chromosome 2, drHumLupu1.1, whole genome shotgun sequence genome encodes:
- the LOC133818452 gene encoding protein argonaute 16, with protein sequence MENMKGAKEEGGLPPLPPPPPVVPENVKPELAVTPKYSIMSRKGIGRAGRRTPLLANHFNVSLKVPDAVFYQYSVSITSEDGKEVNLKGIGRKIIDRLYQTYSSEFSGKRFAYDGERSLYTVGPLPQIKFEFTVVLEESFAKQENGSPGGRGSPNERGKRSKRSFHSKTFKVELSYAAKVPLRSVALALKGADADNSTQDALRVLDIILRQQAANRGCLLVRQSFFHDDSQNFTDVGGGVIGVRGFHASFRPTQNGLSLNMDVSTTMILRPGSVTDFLIANQGVQSIRQIDWGKAKRMLKNLRIKTRHRNMEFKIIGVSDKPCRQLFFPMKVKNGDHSNGEQTEDISVYDYFTRHCGIELGDSAYLPCLIVGRPKKPNYLPLELCSLVSLQRYTKALSSGQRASLVEKSRQKPQEKMKIVVDAVRNYRYDSDPLLADCGISIERQFSQVEGRILEPPKLKFGNDGGFAPSNGRWNFNNKTVLRPISISRWVVVNFSARCDMSKISRDLISCGRKKGIQIDGPHTLIDEDHLSRRGSPVTRVEKMFDLIRDKVPGPPEFILCLLSERKNSEIYGPWKKKCLSDFGIVTQCIAPFKVNDQYLTNVLLKINTKLGGINSLLAIEEPSRVPVIKDNPTMILGMDVSHGSPGRSDLPSIAAVVSSRSWPCISRYRASVKTQSPKVEMIDGLYKPLENGKDDGIIRELLMDFYQTSNGRKPNQIIIFRDGVSESQFNQVLNIELDQIIKAYQHLGEENIPKFTVIVAQKNHHTKLFQAGGANNNVPPGTIVDTGIVHPRNYDFYLCSHAGMIGTSRPAHYHVLVDEIDFSPDDLQNLIHSLSYVYQRSTTAISIVAPICYAHLAAYQMGQFIKFEDLSDTSSGQKTVTSSGIIPVPDLPKLHDNVKGSMFFC encoded by the exons ATGGAAAATATGAAGGGTGCTAAGGAAGAAGGTGGACTCCCACCTTTACCCCCGCCTCCTCCAGTGGTACCGGAAAATGTGAAGCCGGAACTTGCCGTCACTCCAAAGTATTCTATAATGAGCAGAAAAGGAATTGGACGTGCTGGGCGCCGCACACCTTTACTGGCAAATCATTTCAATGTTTCCCTTAAAGTCCCAGATGCAGTATTTTACCAGTATAGT GTATCTATTACTTCAGAAGATGGTAAAGAAGTCAACCTTAAAGGAATTGGAAGAAAAATTATTGATAGGCTGTACCAAACTTACTCTTCAGAATTTTCTGGCAAAAGGTTTGCATATGATGGAGAGAGAAGTCTTTACACAGTAGGTCCTCTGCCACAAATCAAGTTTGAGTTCACTGTTGTCCTGGAGGAGTCATTTGCAAAGCA GGAAAATGGGAGTCCTGGTGGCAGGGGGAGTCCCAATGAAAGAGGTAAACGGTCTAAGCGTTCATTTCACTCAAAGACTTTCAAGGTAGAGTTAAGTTATGCTGCCAAAGTACCTTTGAGGTCGGTTGCTCTTGCTCTTAAAGGAGCTGATGCAGATAACAGCACTCAGGATGCATTGAGAGTGCTTGATATCATCCTTAGGCAGCAAGCTGCTAACAG GGGATGCCTTTTGGTGAGGCAATCATTCTTTCATGATGACTCACAGAACTTCACTGATGTCGGAGGAGGTGTAATTGGTGTTCGAGGGTTTCATGCCAGCTTTCGCCCGACTCAGAATGGCTTGTCTCTTAATATGG ATGTGTCCACAACCATGATTTTGAGACCTGGATCTGTTACTGATTTTCTGATAGCTAATCAGGGCGTACAAAGTATTCGTCAAATTGATTGGGGGAAG GCTAAGCGAATGCTTAAAAATCTGAGGATTAAAACAAGACACCGCAACATGGAGTTTAAAATCATAGGTGTGAGTGACAAGCCATGCCGTCAGCTATT TTTCCCCATGAAAGTGAAAAATGGTGATCATTCAAATGGGGAACAGACTGAAGATATATCTGTTTACGATTATTTTACAAGACATTGTGGTATAGAACTTGGTGATTCTGCTTACCTGCCATGCCTTATTGTTGGCAGGCCAAAAAAGCCCAACTATCTACCTCTTGAG TTGTGTTCACTTGTTTCGCTTCAACGGTATACAAAAGCATTATCCTCTGGACAGAGGGCATCGTTGGTTGAAAAATCTCGACAAAAGCCTCAGGAAAAGATGAAGATTGTAGTTGAT GCAGTAAGAAATTACCGATATGATAGTGACCCGTTGCTGGCTGACTGCGGCATCTCTATAGAGAGGCAATTTTCTCAAGTTGAAGGTCGCATCCTTGAGCCCCCGAAG TTGAAGTTTGGTAATGATGGTGGCTTTGCCCCCTCTAATGGGAGATGGAACTTTAACAATAAG ACGGTTTTGAGGCCAATTAGCATTAGCCGTTGGGTTGTTGTCAACTTCTCTGCACGGTGTGATATGAGCAAAATTTCAAGGGATCTTATTAGCTGTGGAAGGAAGAAAGGAATT CAAATTGATGGGCCACATACATTAATTGATGAAGATCATCTATCTCGGAGAGGATCCCCTGTTACAAGGGTTGAAAAGATGTTTGATCTGATTAGAGATAAGGTTCCAGGCCCACCTGAGTTTATCCTTTGCCTCTTGTCAGAGAGAAAAAATTCTGAGATCTATG ggcCATGGAAGAAAAAATGCCTAAGTGACTTTGGTATTGTCACCCAGTGCATTGCTCCATTTAAGGTCAATGATCAGTACCTAACCAATGTTCTCCTGAAAATCAATACAAAG cttggagggaTTAACTCTTTGTTGGCAATTGAAGAACCTTCACGAGTTCCTGTCATAAAAGATAATCCCAcaatgattttgggaatggatgtCTCTCATGGGTCTCCTGGCCGCTCAGATCTTCCTTCCATAGCTGCG GTTGTTAGTTCTCGAAGTTGGCCATGTATTTCAAGGTATAGAGCATCAGTAAAAACACAGTCGCCTAAAGTCGAGATGATCGATGGTCTATACAAGCCGTTGGAAAATGGAAAGGATGATGGAATCATCAG GGAGCTGCTTATGGACTTCTATCAAACAAGCAATGGACGGAAACCCAATCAGATAATTATCTTCAG GGATGGAGTGAGTGAATCACAATTCAATCAAGTCTTGAACATTGAGTTGGATCAAATCATAAAG GCGTATCAACATCTAGGGGAGGAAAACATTCCCAAGTTTACTGTGATTGTGGCTCAGAAAAATCATCACACAAAGTTATTTCAAGCTGGCGGTGCCAACAATAATGTCCCACCAG GGACTATCGTGGACACTGGAATTGTGCACCCAAGGAACTATGATTTCTATCTGTGCTCTCATGCTGGGATGATT GGAACTTCTAGGCCAGCACACTATCATGTCCTAGTTGATGAAATTGATTTCTCTCCTGATGACTTACAAAACCTTATCCATTCCTTATCTTACGT GTACCAAAGGAGCACAACTGCAATTTCAATTG TTGCTCCAATATGTTATGCCCATCTTGCTGCATATCAAATGGGTCAGTTCATCAAGTTTGAGGATTTATCAGATACTTCTTCAGGACAGAAAACTGTTACTTCTTCGGGTATTATTCCTGTTCCAGATCTCCCTAAGTTGCATGACAATGTTAAGGGCTCTATGTTCTTTTGCTGA